In the Gemmatimonadota bacterium genome, ACGACCCGGACGTCGCTCACGCCGTCGCCTCCGATGCGTCGGCTCCCGTCGGTGCGCGCCGCTTGAGGAGTCCGCTCAGTGCGAGGAGCACGAGCGCGCCGGCGCCGAACAGCGACGCCTGCAGGCCGCGCGCATCGCCGCGCGAGTCGAGATGCAGCCGCACCTCGCGTGCGCCGGCGGGGACCTCGATCCCGAGGAAGGCGCCGTTGGCGCGCGCGACCGGTGCCGCCGTGCCGTCCACCGTCGCCGTCCACCACGGCATCCAGTTCTCGCTCACCACGAGCACGCCCGCCTGCGCGAGGCCGGTGATCGCGAGCGTGTAGTCGCCCGGTGCGCCCTCGGTGACACGGATATCCGGCTGTGCCGCGAGCGGCTCCGGCATGGCCGCGGGCGGCACGGTCGAGCCGAACGGCGCGTCGCCCGAGACGAGCACCAGCCGGTCCGGCGAGAAACTCGGCGCCTTGGTCACGAGCTGCACCACCTGCGCCTCATCCGGCACCTTCACCGCGACCGGCGCGACCCACGCCCACGGCGTCGGGTTCGGCACGCGATAGACCCACGCCGGCTCACCGAGCCAGGTGCGGACGTTCTGCGCGATCGGCACGAAGCCCGGGGCCTCGATCGCCTGGTCCACCACGAGGTACCGCACGCCGAGCAGGCGCCAGGTGCGCTGGTCGGAGAGGTTGGACCACTGCCCCTTCCCGCCGAGCAGCTCGTCGTAGTGGTGCGGTTCGTTGCCGTGATACCCGAGCACATTGCGGACGCGGTGCTCGATGAGATAGTCGTCCGAGAACGCGCGCCCGAACGGGAGCACGCGCCACGGCTGCGTGGTCTCCTTCGCGTCGGCCTGCATCGCGACGACGGCCGGATCCGCGGCGAAGTACTCGTCGCCACGCGGCTCGATCACCACGAAGCGGCGACCCTGCGTGCCCAGGTCGGCGAGGAGCAGCACCGCCGCGGCGATCGCGAGCCAACGCGGCTGGCGCGCCGCGATGATGAGGAACGCGAGCACGGTGCCCGCGCCGAGCAGCAAGCCCACCCGCGCGCCGTACACCGCCTCGAACGCGGCCCCCTGACGGGCCGAGTCGGCGAGCGCCGGCAGCAGGTTCCCGCTCGCGAGCACGAAGAAGGCCGCACCGATGCCGACCACCAGTCCGGCGCGCTTCGCGAACCGAACGCGCGCCTCGGCGCCCATCGCCTCGAGCTGCCCCACGCCGTACGCGGCGAGCACCGCGACGCACATCGACACCTGGCCCCACATCATCGACGCGGCGCGCGTCTTGGAGATGCCCGGCAGCAGCGTGTACGGGATCCGGTAGAACGGCGTGTGCGCCGCGAGCGACCAGAGCGCCCCGAACACCACGGCGCCGCTCCAGAACCAGACGCGCGTCCGGTCGCCGCCCTTCGGCACGGTCAGCAGCGCCGTGATGGCGAGGACGCCCGTGAGCAGGCCGAGGTAGTCGGAGTGGAGCTTGAACGGATTGGCGCCCCAGTAGGTCGAGTGCCATCCGTCGAACCCGCCCCACAGCGACCCGATCATCTCGAGCCCGGACATCGCCCAGCTCGTCGCGAACTCCCAGCCGGTGGACGTCCCACCCGCCGCGCTGCGCGGACTGAACGGCAGGTACTCGGCGAACGGCATCAGCTGCGCGCCCGCGAGCGCGACCGCGAAGACGCTCGCCACCGCCATCATCACGAGCACCTTCAGCCGGGCCGACTTCGCCGTCTCGGTGACGAGGCTGAGGATGAGGAACGCGCCCATCAGCATCGACGCGTAGTACGTCATCTGGAAGTGCGGCGAGAGCAGCATCAGCCCGACGATCGCGCCCCACAGCGCGAACCAGAGCGGGCGCAGTGTGCGCGTCGCCTGCGTGAGCGCGATCAGCCCCCACGGCAGCAGGCCGAGCACGTAGATCTTGCCGTCATGCCCGGGATAGAACAGTCCGATGAACGGTCCACCGATCCCGTACGCGGTCGCGCCCACCACCGCCGCCGTCCAGGTGAGCCGCTGGGTCCGGAGGAACACGAGCAGGCCCACCGCGCCGAGCCACAGGTGCAGCACCATGCCCAGGCCGATGCCGAGCGCCGGCGAGAAGATCGCGCGCAGCGCGACGGAGAACGGATAGACCTGGTCGCCGTGCATCGCGCCGAGGAACGGCAGGCCACCGAAGATGTACGGGTTCCACCGCGGAACCTCGCCCCACTGCCGGATCACCTCGGCGGCGAAGTGGCGCGTCACGTAGCCGTCCTTGCCGTCGCTCATCGGGTTCATGATCACGCCGCCGGCCAGCAGCGGGGCGAAGAAGATCCCGAGGATCACGGCCCAGACCACGCCGAAGACGAGGACCGGATGCGCGTACCAGCGGCGGGCGGATGTGGACGTCACGGGTCGGTGCTGAAGAGGGGAACGGGCGCGACGGGCGCTGCCACGGACGAGGGGAAACTTACCCGGCCGCCGGAGGACTGTCACCTCTCGCGACACCGGCCCGCTCCCCTACCGCGTGCCAGCTCAGGACGATGAGCAGGCCGTACGTCACCGCGGTCACCGCACTGTACACCGCAACGGCCGCGATGGCGTCCATCCCCGACCGGTGGGCCCACCAGAACCCGCCCACCGTGAGCGCGAATCGCGCGACGTCCCAGCCGAGTTGGCGACGCTGGTGCTGCAGGACCAGCAACGTGTGCGCGAGCGGGATCGCCACCAGCTGCGCCAGGAGCGCGAGCGACTGCCACTGCACCATCACCCCCGCGTCGGTCCACTCCGCGCCGAACACCAACCGGAACACCACCGGCGACAGTGTCGCCATCGCGAGCATCGGCACGAGGCCCACCAGCAGCAGTGCGCGTGCGGTCTTCGCGAAGAGCGCCGGCATCGTCTCGCGCGAGGTCCGTGACCGCGCCGCGAGCTCGCTGATGTACACCTGCCCCGCCGAGTCGCCCAGCAGCCCGATCGGCACGCCGATCACGCGCTGTCCCACCACGAAGAGCCCGCTCGCGACCGGTCCCCACCAGTACGTCAGCAGGAACACCGGCGCCCAGAGGCCGATCGCATTGATCATCGTCGAGGGCGCCGAGACGAACGGGTACTCGCGGTAGCGCCAGAGCGCCGCCTTGGTGGCGGCCCAGGTGAACCGTCCGCCCCGCGCCCGCTCGGCGCGGCGCACGACGATGCCCATCTCCACCGCGCTGTAGACCCGTCCCGCTGCGTCGCCGAGGGCCAGTCCCACCGCCGAGGCGCGCGTGAGGAACGCGGTGACCACCTGTCCCGCCGCGATCCCCACCGAACGCGACACGCGCAGCCGCACGAGCGCATCGAACGAGCGGTGCCGCAGGCACCACCCGGAGAGCACGTCGGCCACGCCCGCGCCGAACATCCCCAGTGGCACGAGCCAGAGCGTGGCGTACGCGGCCGGGGCGCGCAGCAGGTCGCCGGCGATCCACCGGCCGGCCACGGCGAGCACCACCACTGCCACGAGCGCCGAGACGAGCGACGCGAAGAGCCCGGCGCCCACCACCGCGACCGCCTCGTCATCCGACTCCGGCAATGCCACCGCGATCCCCAGCCGCCACGACGCCGCGGTGCTCAGTGAGCCGAGCGCGGCGAGATACACCCCGAAGATGCCCCACGCCGCGGGCGGGAAGAGGCGCGTGAGGAGCGGCGAGACCGCGAGCGAGATCGCCTGCCCCGCCGCGACGGCGAGCATGAGGCGCGCGGTGCGTGCCCGCGCCGAGTCCGGGTCGCCGCGGCCGCGCGCCATCGCCCACGCTTCTCGCAGGTCAGGCAGTCGCATCACGCACCGCCTGTTCGTACAGCGCGAGATAGCGCGACGCCACTTCGCGCGGGGCGAACCGCTCCAGCATCCGCGCGCGCGCCGCGCCGGCGGAGGCATCCACGCCACCCGCCGCGCTCCGCGCGACGAGTCGCGCCCGCATCGCCGCCGCGAGTCCCGTCAGGTCACCCGGCTCGACGAGCGTCCCGCCCCACGCGGCGTCCACCACGTCCGGCAGGCCGCCGGACCGATACGCGATCACCGGCGTGCCGCAGAGCTGCGCCTCCACGCCCACGAGCCCGAGCCCTTCGTCGCGCGACGGCATGACCACCGCGATCGCGCTCCGATACGCATCCCCGAGCGCCGACCGGTCGATGTGCCCGATCCACCGCACGCGCCCGGCGACGCCGAGGCTCGCGGCGCGCGCATGCAGCGCCGCGCGATCATCGCCATCGCCCACCACGTCGAGCGTCGCGTCGGCCGGCAACTGCGCGAACGCGTCGAGCAGGTCGGCGACCCCCTTCTGCGCGTTCAGCCGCCCGACGAACAGGAACCGCCCCGCCACCGGCGTCCCCTCCGGCGCGAAGGCCGCCGTGTCCGCCGGCATCGGCGCGACGACGATCCGCGCCTCCGGAGCCATCGCGCGCGCCTCGTCCGCGAGCCAGCTCGAGACCGACGTCACCGCGCGCGACCGCCGGAGCACCGCGCGCATCAACGGGTGCACCACCGAGACCTTCCGCGCGAGGCGCACATCGGAGCCGTGCATGGTCGTGATCAACGGCTTGCCGCCGCCCCCCGCGAGCGCGAGCAGCCCGGCCGGGAACCACCAGTGCGCATGCACCACGTCGGGCGCGAAGCGCGCGAGCTCGCGGCGCAGCGCCCAGCTCCCGGCGGCGAGGAACCCGGCGAGCGCGGCCTTGCCACCGAGCGACCCGAGCACCTGCTCGGCCATCGTCCCCGTGTAGGCGAGCGTCTCCAGCCCGCGCGGCGCGTAGCGGAAGCGGCGCACCGGGACGCCGTCGATCGTCTCCCGCTCGGCGAGGCCCGCGCCGGCGGGCGCGAGCACCTCCACCACCGCCCCTTCGGCCTCGCAGCGCCAGCGCCAGGCGGTGCAGGAAGGAGCCCGCCGCGTCCGCCGGGAATCGCGGATACGCGTGCGCCACGAAGAGCACGCGCATCGCGGTCACCGCGCGCGGCGGTCCAGCAAGACCTCGTCGAGGATCCGCCGCAGTTCCCGCTGTTCGGCGCGCATCACCGCGATCTGCTCGCCGAGCAGGCCCGTCGCGAAGAAGACCGAGCCCAGCAGCAGGCAGGTCTGGATGAGCGTCCACACCCAGCGCAGGCCGATGTCGCGCGTGAAGAGCAGCACGAGGGCGACGAGCCCGGCGAGCAGTCCGAGCGCGAAGAGCCCCGCGCCGAGCATGCCGAACGCGAGCAGCGGCTTCTGCCCGAAGCGCAGCTCGAACCAGACCGCCAGCATGTCGAGCACCCCGATGGGGATGCGGCTGAGCCCGAACTTCGACTTCCCCGCATGGCGCGGGTAGAGCGGGATCGGCACCTCGGTGACGGTGTAGCCCTTGGCGTGCGCGAGCACGATCATGTAGCGGTGCCAGTCCGGCCGCACCGGCTGCTCCTCCATGATCACGCGGCGGTACGCCTTCACGTTGTTGAGGTCGCGCACCGGCACGTCGAACAGCGAGCGCGAGAGCCGGTTGTAGATCCCCGAGACGAACGCCTTCTCGTACACGCCCTGCTTGTAGCCGGTGACCATGTCCGACCGGTCCTCGAGGATCGGCTGCACGAGGCTCGGGATGTCCTCGGGCTTGAACTGCAGGTCGGCCGGATAGAAGACGAGGATGTCGCCGCTCGCGTGCAGGAAGCCGGTGCGCAGCGCGTCGGCGATCCCCCGCTGGGCGCGATGATGCACCACGCGCAGGAACGGATGCTGCGCCTCGAGCGCCGCGAGCACCCGCACGGTGTCGTCCCGTGAGCCGTCGTTCACCACCACCACCTCGTAGCCGACCGACTGCCGCGCGATCATCTCGGCGCAGAGCTGCACGAAGAGCGGGAGGTTCTCGGCCTCGTCCTTCGCCGGGACGAGGATCGACACGCGCGGCAACGGGGCGTCGACGGCGGGCACGGACGGTGCGGGACGGGCGGTCGCGGTCATGGGGGAGCGAAAGACGGTGCGAGAGGCGGTACTAGAGGCGCTTGCGCATGCGCGCCGGGAGCACGCCGAGCTGGTCGCGGTACTTCGCCACCGTGCGCCGGGCGATCTGCACGCCGTCGCGCTCCAGGAGCTCCACGAGCGCCTGGTCGGTGAGCGGACTCTTCGGATCCTCGTCGGCCACGAGCTTCTCGATCGTCGAGCGGATGGCGCGCGCCGACACGTCCTCGCCGTCGGAGCTCTTGAGCGCCGACGAGAAGAAGTACTTGAGCGGGAGCACGCCGCGCGGCGTCTGCGCGAACTTCTCGTTCGTCACGCGCGACACCGTCGACTCGTGCATCCCGATCGCCTCGGCCACCTCGCGCAGCGTCAGCGGCCGCAGCGCCTGCTCCCCCTTCTCGAAGAACTCGCGCTGCCGGTCCACGATGAAGTGCATCACCTTCAGCATCGTCTGCCGCCGCTGCTCGATCGCCTGGATCAGCCACTGCGCCGCGCTCAGCCGGCTCGTGATGAACTCCTTGCTCTCGCCGTCGAACTTCTTCTTGTCCCGCGCGATCTCCTGGTACGACTTGCTCAGCTTGAGCCGCGGCAGGTTCGCGTCGTTGATGAAGACGAGGTATTCCCCTTCGACCTTCTCCACGATCAGGTCCGGCACGACGTAGTTGTCCCCGCCCTCGGCGTAGGCGCGCCCCGGCTTGGGGTTCAGCTTCGCGATCGCGTCGGCGGCGGTCTGCACCTCGCCGGGCGGGATCCCGAGCTTGCGACCGATCTCCACCCAGCGGTGCGCGATGAGCTCCGGGAAGTGCTCGCGCACGAGCGTCTCCGACAGCGTCCCGACCAGCCCCGAGTCCTTGAGCTGCAGCACGAGGCACTCGTGCAGGTCCCGCGCCCCGATGCCGGCCGGATCGAGCGCCTGGATCGTGCGCAGCATCCGCTCCGCCTCGGGCATCGTGAACAGCGGCAGTTCGCGCTCCACGTCGGCCGCCTCGGCGGCGCGCTTGAGCTCGTTGTTGATCCCCGTGAGGATCTCGTCCAGCGACGCCGCGAGCCAGCCGTCCTCGTTGATGTTCCCGATGAACTCGTCGGCCAGCAGCTCCTCGCGCTCCGAGAGGTCGAGCAGCCGCACCTGGTCGCGCAGGTGGTCGTCGAGGCCGCGCGTCGCGATCGTCACCGGCTCGTAGTGCTCGCGGTCGTCGCGTTCCTCGCGCACCCCGCCCACCTCGAAGCCGTTGAGGAGGATCTCCTCCCACTGCGACTCGTCGTCGCTGTCGGCCGGCGCCGGCGTCTCGGGCTGCTCCGCCTCGGCGGTCGCGTCCGCTTCCGCCGCCGTCTCCTCCTCCTGCTCCGCCTCGTCGTCCTCGGGCTCCACGAGGTCGAGGAACGGGTTCACCATCAGTTCCTGCTTCAGGTGCTGCTGCAGGTCGAGGAGCGGCATGTAGAGCATGTCCATCGCCTGGTACAGGCGTGGATTGACCTTCAGCTCCTGGCCGAGCCTCGCCGACTGCTGCAGCCCTGCCTTCACGGTGCCTCTCCGGTCGAGGGAGGTTCCGTCTCCGGATGCTCGGAGCGGAACCGCTCGCGCAGGCGCGCCGTGAGCGTCGGGCCGAAGTAGACCTTCGACACCGTGTCGTCGAAGATCAGTTCGCGCACCGGGCCGGACACCTTCACCGTCCCGTCGAACATGATGTACGCCCGGTCCACGATGTCGAGCGTCTGCTCCACGTTGTGGTCCGAGATGAGCACGCCGATGCCGCGGTCCTTCAGCGACGCGACGATCTGCTGGATGTCGTGCACCGCGATCGGGTCCACGCCCGCGAACGGCTCGTCGAGCATCATGAACTTCGGCTCGGTCACGAGCGCGCGCGTGATCTCCAGCCGGCGGCGCTCGCCGCCCGAGAGCGCGTACGCCTTGCTCGCCCGCAGGTGCTTGATGCTCAGCTCGTCGAGCAGCCCCTCGAGCCGGCGCTCCCGCTCCTGCCGGTCGATCGGCAGCGTCTCGAGGATCGCCATGATGTTCTCCTCGACCGACAGCTTCCGGAAGATCGAGGGTTCCTGCGACAGGTAGCCGATGCCGCGCCGCGCGCGCTGGAACATCGGCATCCGCGTGATGTCGTCGCCGTCCAGCCGGATCGTGCCCGCGGCCGGCGGGATCAACCCGGCGATCATGTAGAACGTCGTCGTCTTGCCCGCGCCGTTGGGACCCAGCAGGCCGACGATCTCGCCCTGCCGCAGCTCCAGCTGGACGTTGTTCACCACGTTCCGCTTCTTGTACGTCTTCACCAGGCCGTGCGCCGAGAGGACGCTGGCCTTCCCCACCGCGGCCTGCGCCAGGGGCGGCGTCCGCCGCGCAGGGGCCGGGTGCTCGCCGGTGAGCCGGAGCTGCGCCTGCAGCGCCTCCGGCTCGGCGCCGTGCCGCGCCCGGAGCTCGTCCCCCAGTCGGATCCGCAACTCGGCGTCCGCGCGGGAGAAGTCCACCGCAGCGAGCGCACCCGAGGCCACCAGCCGCGGCAGCGCCACGCGCCGCAGGTGGTCCCGCACCTCGTCCACCGACAGGCGGCCCGCTTCGGCCTCCACGTCGCGGCCCTCGGCGCGCATCGCATTGAGGTGGTCGTCGCGGTACGCGATCGCCACCTCATGGAACGGCGCCACGCCCTCGGCGTCCGCGCGCTGGCAGATCGCGAGGAGGCAGAGCGCGGTCGACCGGTCCCCGCCGGTGAGGCGGAGGATCAGGGCGCGGTCAGGGCCGCCGGAGGCGGTGGGATCGGTCACGGACGCTCGGGGGCTGGCTTCGGGACGGGCTTGGCGGAGGGCTTCGGGTCCGGCTTCGCGGTGGGACCGCGGACGGTGTCGCTGGGGGCGGGGGCCGCCACGGGCTCCAGGTAGAGCCCACGCGCCCCGTCCTTCACGTCCACCTTCGAGACCTCACCGGCCTCAAAGGAGACGACGATCAGCCGCCCCGTGTTATAACTGATGTTCGGCGGCCCCTTCACCCCGGATGAGGGGGCGAGCTGGTAGTAGGCCCGCGCCGTCCCCGTCGCCGTCACCTGCTTCATCCGCGCCGAGGCGGTGTCGTCCACCGCCGCGCTGTCGAACAGGGCGACGATCGTGTCCCCGCGGATCCAGTCCCGCTCCGTCGATTCGATCCGGAGCGAGTCGGTCACGGTGAAGGCCACCGCCCGGCCGAGGGCGTGCAACTCCCGGATCTTCTGGCCGGGCATCCGGATGTCGAGCGAGTCGGCCTCCATCTCCTGCTGCGGCGTGATCGCGATCGCACGGCCACCCCACGTGTACACCCGCTGCATGAGCTGGTCGGCGAACCGGAGGTCGATCGTGTCCCCCTTCAGGTTGAGCGAGTCGCTCACCACCTGCGCCTCGCCCGACGACCGCACCCGCTCGAGCTTCTGCTCCTGCGACCAGATGTCGATCTCGATCCCGTCCATCGTGAAGGGGCGCTGGCCATGTCCCACCACCTTCGGGTCCTCGAGCAACCGGGCGAAGCCGGTCCCCTGGTCGAGCGTCGCCGAGTCGCCGGTGGCGCGCATGTCGGTCCGCTCGATCACCACCGTCCCCGACATCCACACCAGCGAGTCATTCTCCGAGATCACCAGGTCGGCGGTGATGTCGGTGGAGTCGCCTCGGGTGGAGCTGTCGCGCGGCGCCCCCGTCGACGGGGCGGCAGCGGCCCGCGCCGGTCGCGACGCGGCGGAGTCCTGCGGCGCCATCCGAACGAACGGACGCCCCGGCGCCCGCCACGACGGCGTCGCGCGCAGGCCCGGCTTGGCCCGGAAGTACTCCATCAACGGACCGGTGAACCGCGTCCCGGTGTTCGTCTTGCCCCGCACGTTCCCCGTCGCGATCAGCCGCTCGTCGCGCGTGAAGTACACCATCCGGTCCGACTGCATGTTCATCCGCGGCTCGGTGTACCGCACGCGGTTGATCAGGATCAGCTCGCCCCGGTCCTCATAGTGCTCGGCGCTGTCGGCGAGCAACCGGTTCCCCTGCCCGATGCAGATCGCGTCCACGCCGCCGCCGAAGAAGGTGCGGCTCGTGCCGTCGGGCATCTTGGAGCGGTTCATCGTCGTCACCAGCACCCCGCCCCGCACCACGCCCCGGATCTCCACCTCGCACACCCCGCGCGACTCCTGCGCCGCCGCCGCGGCGGGCAGCAGCGCGAGCGCGACGAGCGCGGCCAGGGAGGCGAGGCGCGAACGGCTCACGCACCGTCCGGAAGGCGCACGGCACCACCGCGCCCACGCTCCACCTGCAGCACCTGCACCGCGTTCAGGCTCGGGTCCGTCCGGAAGCCGAT is a window encoding:
- the lptB gene encoding LPS export ABC transporter ATP-binding protein; the encoded protein is MRAEGRDVEAEAGRLSVDEVRDHLRRVALPRLVASGALAAVDFSRADAELRIRLGDELRARHGAEPEALQAQLRLTGEHPAPARRTPPLAQAAVGKASVLSAHGLVKTYKKRNVVNNVQLELRQGEIVGLLGPNGAGKTTTFYMIAGLIPPAAGTIRLDGDDITRMPMFQRARRGIGYLSQEPSIFRKLSVEENIMAILETLPIDRQERERRLEGLLDELSIKHLRASKAYALSGGERRRLEITRALVTEPKFMMLDEPFAGVDPIAVHDIQQIVASLKDRGIGVLISDHNVEQTLDIVDRAYIMFDGTVKVSGPVRELIFDDTVSKVYFGPTLTARLRERFRSEHPETEPPSTGEAP
- a CDS encoding glycosyltransferase produces the protein MLAPAGAGLAERETIDGVPVRRFRYAPRGLETLAYTGTMAEQVLGSLGGKAALAGFLAAGSWALRRELARFAPDVVHAHWWFPAGLLALAGGGGKPLITTMHGSDVRLARKVSVVHPLMRAVLRRSRAVTSVSSWLADEARAMAPEARIVVAPMPADTAAFAPEGTPVAGRFLFVGRLNAQKGVADLLDAFAQLPADATLDVVGDGDDRAALHARAASLGVAGRVRWIGHIDRSALGDAYRSAIAVVMPSRDEGLGLVGVEAQLCGTPVIAYRSGGLPDVVDAAWGGTLVEPGDLTGLAAAMRARLVARSAAGGVDASAGAARARMLERFAPREVASRYLALYEQAVRDATA
- the rpoN gene encoding RNA polymerase factor sigma-54; amino-acid sequence: MKAGLQQSARLGQELKVNPRLYQAMDMLYMPLLDLQQHLKQELMVNPFLDLVEPEDDEAEQEEETAAEADATAEAEQPETPAPADSDDESQWEEILLNGFEVGGVREERDDREHYEPVTIATRGLDDHLRDQVRLLDLSEREELLADEFIGNINEDGWLAASLDEILTGINNELKRAAEAADVERELPLFTMPEAERMLRTIQALDPAGIGARDLHECLVLQLKDSGLVGTLSETLVREHFPELIAHRWVEIGRKLGIPPGEVQTAADAIAKLNPKPGRAYAEGGDNYVVPDLIVEKVEGEYLVFINDANLPRLKLSKSYQEIARDKKKFDGESKEFITSRLSAAQWLIQAIEQRRQTMLKVMHFIVDRQREFFEKGEQALRPLTLREVAEAIGMHESTVSRVTNEKFAQTPRGVLPLKYFFSSALKSSDGEDVSARAIRSTIEKLVADEDPKSPLTDQALVELLERDGVQIARRTVAKYRDQLGVLPARMRKRL
- a CDS encoding glycosyltransferase family 2 protein, translated to MTATARPAPSVPAVDAPLPRVSILVPAKDEAENLPLFVQLCAEMIARQSVGYEVVVVNDGSRDDTVRVLAALEAQHPFLRVVHHRAQRGIADALRTGFLHASGDILVFYPADLQFKPEDIPSLVQPILEDRSDMVTGYKQGVYEKAFVSGIYNRLSRSLFDVPVRDLNNVKAYRRVIMEEQPVRPDWHRYMIVLAHAKGYTVTEVPIPLYPRHAGKSKFGLSRIPIGVLDMLAVWFELRFGQKPLLAFGMLGAGLFALGLLAGLVALVLLFTRDIGLRWVWTLIQTCLLLGSVFFATGLLGEQIAVMRAEQRELRRILDEVLLDRRAR